Proteins encoded by one window of Sediminicoccus rosea:
- a CDS encoding magnesium transporter CorA family protein produces the protein MLTTYTVENGHLAVRDHVRDAEALRRAVWIDLLQPSLEEEHAVQAALGIEVPTREEMQEVESSSRLYREGDSLVLTANFLHGADTGNFGSTPISFVLTATALITVRYATPKAFPVFTARCQKSPALVSSGDAVMLHLFEQIVDRLADILERISSDMDRASHNIFQRGVEDPANKRDRNLKEALLTLGQVGEVTTRASETLLGLNRIFTFVSAEKAMAVRKENQGTIKTLVRDVRSLVEYANFLNSKATFLLDAVLGIINVEQTNIIKTFTVVSVALMPPTLIASIYGMNFQHMPELEWTFGYPLALGLMVATAVLPIWFFKRKGLL, from the coding sequence ATGCTGACGACCTACACCGTCGAGAACGGCCACCTCGCGGTCCGCGACCATGTGCGCGACGCGGAGGCGCTGCGCCGTGCGGTCTGGATCGACCTGCTGCAGCCCTCGCTCGAGGAAGAGCACGCGGTGCAGGCGGCGCTCGGCATCGAGGTACCGACGCGCGAGGAGATGCAGGAGGTCGAAAGCTCGTCGCGACTGTATCGCGAGGGCGATTCGCTGGTGCTCACCGCGAACTTCCTGCATGGCGCGGATACCGGGAATTTCGGTTCCACGCCCATCTCCTTCGTGCTGACCGCGACCGCGCTGATCACGGTGCGCTACGCCACACCCAAGGCCTTCCCGGTGTTCACCGCCCGCTGCCAGAAATCGCCCGCGCTCGTCAGCAGCGGGGATGCGGTGATGCTGCATCTCTTTGAGCAGATCGTGGACCGCCTCGCCGACATCCTTGAGCGCATCAGCAGCGACATGGACCGCGCGAGCCACAACATCTTCCAGCGCGGCGTCGAAGACCCCGCCAACAAGCGCGACCGCAACCTGAAGGAAGCGTTGCTGACGCTGGGCCAGGTGGGCGAGGTGACGACCCGCGCCTCGGAAACGCTGCTTGGCCTCAACCGCATCTTCACCTTCGTCAGCGCCGAGAAGGCGATGGCCGTGCGGAAGGAGAACCAGGGCACCATCAAGACCCTCGTGCGGGACGTGCGCTCCCTCGTGGAATACGCGAATTTCCTGAACAGCAAGGCGACCTTCCTGCTCGACGCCGTGCTCGGCATCATCAATGTCGAGCAGACGAACATCATCAAGACCTTCACGGTGGTGAGCGTGGCGCTGATGCCGCCGACCCTGATCGCCTCCATCTACGGCATGAACTTCCAGCACATGCCTGAGCTCGAATGGACCTTCGGCTATCCGCTGGCCCTCGGCCTGATGGTGGCGACGGCGGTGCTGCCCATCTGGTTCTTCAAGCGCAAAGGGCTGCTGTAG
- the mtnC gene encoding acireductone synthase — protein MITHILTDIEGTTTAIAFVHRSLFPYAASALEEFLARHGEEPEVAAILADVPGDPLTTLREWMAADAKVTPLKALQGLIWNQGYADGALRGHLWPDVAVELRAWHARGLHLAIYSSGSEQAQRLLFRHSEAGDLEPLFEGFFDTRMGAKREAQSYTRITEAWGAEPARILFLSDVAEELDAARAAGFATCQLVRAEDGTKPSGRHPEAADFKAVNRLLAA, from the coding sequence ATGATCACGCATATCCTGACGGACATCGAGGGCACGACCACCGCCATCGCCTTCGTGCATCGCAGCCTCTTCCCCTACGCGGCCTCGGCGCTGGAGGAGTTCCTGGCACGGCATGGCGAGGAGCCGGAGGTCGCGGCGATTCTCGCCGATGTGCCGGGCGATCCGCTGACCACGCTGCGCGAGTGGATGGCGGCGGATGCGAAGGTCACGCCGCTCAAGGCGCTGCAGGGGCTGATCTGGAACCAGGGCTACGCCGATGGCGCGCTGCGCGGGCATCTCTGGCCCGATGTCGCGGTGGAACTGCGCGCCTGGCACGCGCGCGGCCTGCACCTCGCCATCTATTCCTCGGGCAGCGAGCAGGCGCAGCGGCTGCTCTTCCGCCACTCTGAGGCGGGCGACCTGGAGCCGCTCTTCGAAGGCTTCTTCGACACCCGCATGGGCGCCAAGCGCGAGGCCCAGAGCTACACGCGCATCACGGAAGCCTGGGGCGCCGAACCCGCCCGCATCCTCTTCCTCTCGGACGTTGCGGAGGAGCTCGATGCGGCCCGTGCGGCCGGCTTCGCCACCTGCCAGCTGGTGCGCGCGGAGGATGGGACAAAGCCCTCCGGCCGCCATCCCGAGGCCGCGGATTTCAAAGCTGTGAACCGCCTTCTCGCGGCGTGA
- a CDS encoding 1,2-dihydroxy-3-keto-5-methylthiopentene dioxygenase, whose product MSRLTVWDAATKEEILRTEDADMIAATLKEVGVRFERWPVAPLPKGAPADAVLAAYKPHLDAFLAETAAGTADVIQLTPDHPMKDALRDKFLKEHIHTEDEVRFFHEGAGNFVLHLNGRVYDAHCTRGDLISVPANTQHWFDSGDAPDFTVLRVFTDTSGWTPHYTGTDMAERFPVVVG is encoded by the coding sequence ATGAGCCGTTTGACCGTCTGGGACGCCGCGACGAAGGAGGAGATCCTCCGCACCGAGGACGCGGACATGATCGCCGCCACGCTGAAGGAAGTGGGCGTGCGCTTCGAGCGCTGGCCGGTGGCGCCGCTGCCCAAGGGCGCGCCGGCCGATGCGGTGCTGGCCGCCTACAAGCCGCATCTCGACGCCTTCCTGGCCGAGACCGCCGCCGGCACGGCCGATGTGATCCAGCTGACGCCCGACCACCCGATGAAGGATGCGCTGCGGGACAAGTTCCTGAAGGAGCACATCCACACCGAGGATGAGGTGCGCTTCTTTCATGAGGGTGCCGGCAATTTCGTGCTGCACCTGAACGGCCGCGTCTATGACGCGCATTGCACCCGGGGCGACCTGATCAGCGTGCCGGCCAATACCCAGCACTGGTTCGACAGTGGCGATGCGCCGGACTTCACCGTGCTGCGCGTCTTCACCGACACCAGCGGCTGGACGCCGCATTACACCGGCACCGACATGGCGGAACGCTTCCCGGTCGTGGTGGGCTGA
- a CDS encoding methylthioribulose 1-phosphate dehydratase yields the protein MIPSEATEAIRAAGRRMDSRGWVPATAGNISVRLPDGRIAITRSGFHKGFIPEDGVMTVDLDGRPEQSNLRPSAETGLHCGIYRRFPQAGAALHGHSVPATVLSRLAGPQVTLAGYELLKAFPGLPTHEAAIRLPVLENDQDIARLQARVTEAWDADPAHPPGYLIRGHGVYVWAEDMPGALLRLEALEFMLACELEARRLPR from the coding sequence GTGATTCCTTCCGAAGCGACCGAGGCGATTCGCGCGGCCGGGCGCCGGATGGATTCACGTGGTTGGGTGCCGGCGACGGCGGGCAACATCTCGGTCCGTCTGCCCGATGGCCGCATCGCCATCACCCGCTCCGGCTTCCACAAGGGTTTCATCCCGGAAGACGGCGTCATGACCGTGGACCTGGATGGTCGCCCGGAGCAGTCCAACCTCCGGCCCTCGGCCGAGACGGGGCTGCATTGCGGCATCTATCGCCGCTTCCCGCAGGCCGGCGCCGCCCTGCACGGCCATTCCGTGCCGGCGACCGTCCTTTCGCGCCTGGCCGGCCCGCAGGTCACGCTCGCCGGTTATGAGTTGCTGAAGGCCTTTCCCGGCCTGCCCACGCATGAGGCGGCGATCCGCCTGCCCGTGCTGGAAAATGACCAGGACATTGCACGGCTGCAGGCCCGCGTGACCGAGGCCTGGGACGCCGACCCCGCCCATCCGCCCGGCTATTTGATCCGCGGCCATGGTGTCTATGTATGGGCCGAGGACATGCCGGGCGCGCTGCTGCGCCTGGAGGCCCTGGAATTCATGCTCGCATGCGAGCTGGAAGCACGGAGATTGCCGCGATGA
- a CDS encoding twin-arginine translocase TatA/TatE family subunit, with protein sequence MGSFSIWHWLVVLLVVLLLFGSGKISGLMGDVAKGIKSFKANIKEDEKPADASMAAESAPPAGTIAGPQGATTAAATAEPASGTTPATGRPAA encoded by the coding sequence ATGGGTTCTTTCAGCATTTGGCATTGGTTGGTGGTTCTGCTGGTCGTTCTGCTGCTGTTCGGCAGCGGCAAGATCAGCGGCCTGATGGGTGACGTCGCGAAGGGCATCAAATCCTTCAAGGCGAACATCAAGGAAGACGAGAAGCCCGCCGACGCTTCCATGGCGGCCGAATCGGCCCCGCCGGCCGGCACCATCGCCGGCCCGCAAGGCGCGACGACGGCGGCCGCCACGGCCGAGCCCGCCAGCGGCACGACCCCCGCGACCGGCCGCCCCGCGGCCTGA
- a CDS encoding TerC family protein: MEFLLLEWVGKPIWMWGGFLAIVIALLAFDLGVLHKEDKEMGIQESLWLSAFYIAFAMVYGAAIWWAYDAGHITTSDGTHAGITYFTGYFIEKALSIDNVFVISLIFGYFAIPRKYQYRALVWGIIAVIILRGIMIAVGAALVQEYSWILFIFGAFLIGTGIKMLMVPETEPDISKNPVVKFMRKHMRVSDTLHDEKFFVREPDPKTGKLALTATPLFLALIIINIADLIFAVDSVPAIFAITTDTFIVYTANIMAILGLRALYFALAAMVHRFEYLKYALAMVLVFIGVKIFWNQIFGKLDPAFSLGVTGALIAGGIVFSLYKTRDQAGGAHK; encoded by the coding sequence ATGGAATTCCTGTTGCTCGAATGGGTCGGCAAGCCGATCTGGATGTGGGGTGGCTTCCTGGCCATCGTCATCGCCCTGCTCGCCTTCGACCTGGGCGTCCTCCACAAGGAGGACAAGGAAATGGGCATCCAGGAGAGCCTCTGGCTGTCCGCCTTCTACATCGCCTTCGCCATGGTCTATGGCGCCGCCATCTGGTGGGCCTATGACGCCGGCCACATCACGACGAGTGACGGCACGCATGCCGGCATCACCTACTTCACGGGCTATTTCATCGAGAAGGCGCTCTCGATCGACAACGTCTTCGTGATCAGCCTGATCTTCGGCTATTTCGCCATCCCGCGGAAATACCAGTACCGCGCGCTGGTCTGGGGCATCATCGCGGTCATCATCCTGCGCGGCATCATGATCGCGGTGGGTGCGGCCCTGGTGCAGGAATACTCCTGGATCCTCTTCATCTTCGGCGCCTTCCTGATCGGCACCGGTATCAAGATGCTGATGGTGCCGGAGACCGAGCCCGACATCTCGAAGAACCCCGTCGTGAAGTTCATGCGGAAGCACATGCGCGTCTCCGACACGCTGCATGACGAGAAGTTCTTCGTGCGCGAGCCCGACCCCAAGACCGGCAAGCTGGCGCTGACGGCGACCCCGCTCTTCCTGGCGCTGATCATCATCAACATCGCCGACCTGATCTTCGCGGTGGACAGCGTGCCGGCGATCTTCGCCATCACGACCGACACCTTCATCGTCTACACCGCGAACATCATGGCCATCCTCGGCCTGCGCGCCCTCTACTTCGCGCTGGCCGCCATGGTGCACCGCTTCGAATACCTGAAGTACGCGCTGGCGATGGTGCTGGTGTTCATCGGCGTGAAGATCTTCTGGAACCAGATCTTCGGGAAGCTGGACCCGGCCTTCTCGCTCGGCGTCACCGGCGCGCTGATCGCGGGCGGCATCGTCTTCTCGCTCTACAAGACGCGTGACCAGGCGGGCGGCGCCCACAAGTAA
- a CDS encoding Bug family tripartite tricarboxylate transporter substrate binding protein, with the protein MPASRRAVLALPALAAPVVVQAQPAWPDRPVRIIVSFPGGSTPDIAARAVATHLQQVFGQPFVIDNRAGGGGTIGAEAAARATDGHTLGVTIGGPGSIAKILNPGLAYDPVTDLQPVSLLARMPFVLAVNPNVPVRNVAELIAYARANPGKLNYGSVGAGSTGHMLVAEMAARHRLDMTHIPFRSVPQSVTEIVAGRIELMAAAAGAVLGQARGGQVRALAVSGDARMAQLPDVPLLTEAGEPGAGIYAWIGLFAPTNMPADRVARISQEAGRALSNPETGRTLEAAGFEPLGTPPALLQALIQSEVAHWGPIIRRLNIRPES; encoded by the coding sequence ATGCCAGCCTCTCGTCGCGCCGTCCTGGCGCTGCCCGCCCTCGCGGCCCCCGTCGTGGTGCAGGCCCAGCCCGCCTGGCCCGACCGCCCGGTGCGGATCATCGTGAGCTTCCCGGGCGGTTCCACGCCCGACATCGCGGCGCGCGCGGTCGCCACGCATCTCCAGCAGGTGTTCGGCCAGCCCTTCGTGATCGACAATCGCGCGGGCGGCGGCGGGACCATTGGCGCCGAGGCCGCGGCGCGCGCCACGGATGGGCACACGCTGGGGGTGACGATCGGCGGCCCCGGCTCCATCGCGAAGATCCTGAATCCGGGCCTGGCCTATGATCCGGTGACGGATCTGCAGCCCGTCTCCCTGCTGGCGCGCATGCCCTTCGTGCTGGCGGTGAACCCCAATGTGCCGGTGCGCAACGTGGCGGAGCTGATCGCCTATGCCCGGGCCAATCCCGGCAAGTTGAACTATGGCTCGGTCGGCGCGGGCAGCACGGGCCACATGCTGGTGGCCGAGATGGCGGCGCGCCACCGGCTGGACATGACGCACATCCCCTTCCGCTCGGTGCCGCAGAGCGTGACCGAAATCGTCGCCGGGCGGATCGAGCTGATGGCGGCGGCGGCCGGCGCGGTGCTCGGCCAGGCGCGGGGCGGCCAGGTGCGGGCGCTGGCGGTCTCGGGCGATGCGCGCATGGCGCAGCTGCCCGACGTGCCGCTGCTGACCGAGGCGGGTGAGCCGGGGGCCGGCATCTATGCCTGGATCGGCCTTTTCGCGCCGACCAACATGCCGGCGGATCGCGTGGCGCGGATCTCCCAGGAGGCGGGGCGCGCCCTGTCCAACCCCGAGACGGGACGGACGCTGGAGGCGGCGGGCTTCGAGCCGCTGGGCACGCCGCCCGCCCTGCTCCAGGCGCTGATCCAGTCGGAGGTGGCGCATTGGGGGCCGATCATCCGGCGGCTGAACATCCGGCCGGAGAGCTGA
- a CDS encoding Bug family tripartite tricarboxylate transporter substrate binding protein, producing the protein MNRRALVLATPFLALGAQAQELPARPIRLMVPFTTGGTTDILARILSEHGQAEFGQPIIVESRPGAGGVTGTAQVAAAAPDGTSLVMGTPGPIATAPALMSSLPYEPLRDLAPVMLVANVPNLVVVSPSSGITNIAQLIAAARARPGAIHFGSAGIGATTHLAGELFKLMTGVDIVHVPYRGSVPALTDLQGGQIQLMFENMPGAIELVRSGRLTGLAVTSPARAVAAPDIPTVAETVPGYSVVSWFALFTGGQVPAPVVQRLNAGFRRIMARPAVRQRILELGAEPADGTPEALGQLAREETERWGRVIREARISVQ; encoded by the coding sequence ATGAACCGACGCGCCCTGGTGCTGGCCACGCCCTTCCTCGCCCTCGGGGCCCAGGCGCAGGAGCTGCCCGCCCGGCCCATCCGCCTCATGGTTCCCTTCACCACCGGCGGCACGACGGACATCCTGGCCCGCATCCTCTCCGAGCATGGCCAGGCCGAATTCGGCCAGCCCATCATCGTCGAATCGCGGCCCGGCGCGGGGGGCGTGACGGGCACCGCCCAGGTGGCGGCCGCCGCACCCGACGGCACCAGCCTGGTCATGGGAACGCCGGGGCCCATCGCCACCGCGCCCGCCCTCATGTCCAGCCTCCCCTATGAGCCGCTGCGGGACCTCGCCCCCGTCATGCTGGTGGCGAATGTGCCGAACCTCGTCGTCGTCAGCCCCTCGAGCGGCATCACCAACATCGCGCAGCTCATCGCCGCCGCGCGCGCCCGGCCCGGCGCCATCCACTTCGGCTCGGCCGGCATCGGCGCCACCACGCATCTGGCGGGCGAGCTGTTCAAGCTGATGACGGGCGTGGACATCGTGCATGTGCCCTATCGTGGCAGCGTGCCTGCGCTGACCGACCTGCAGGGCGGCCAGATCCAGCTCATGTTCGAGAACATGCCGGGTGCCATCGAGCTGGTGCGCTCGGGCCGCCTCACCGGCCTCGCCGTCACCTCGCCCGCGCGCGCGGTGGCCGCACCCGACATTCCGACGGTGGCCGAGACGGTGCCGGGCTATTCCGTCGTCTCCTGGTTCGCGCTCTTCACCGGAGGCCAGGTGCCGGCCCCGGTGGTGCAGCGCCTCAATGCCGGCTTCCGCCGCATCATGGCGCGGCCCGCCGTGCGCCAGCGCATCCTGGAACTCGGCGCCGAACCCGCCGATGGCACGCCCGAGGCGCTGGGCCAGCTGGCGCGCGAGGAGACCGAGCGCTGGGGCCGCGTGATCCGCGAAGCACGCATCAGCGTGCAGTAA
- a CDS encoding hydantoinase/oxoprolinase family protein yields MRSVGIEIGGTFTDLVSIGPEGVRVTKVPSTPAAPDAAAFDALAAAGLAPDAMDEFVHGSTVATNAVLERRGARLALLVTEGFRDVLLLARQDKLQLFNLRYRKPVPLVAREDSLDVPERMLADGSAARAFDAEGFAPRLAAFLAATQPGAVAICLLNAYANPAHEQALAALVRQLAPGLPVTASHEVTQEFREYERASTTALAAYVQPVLDAYLGRMETRLAEGGFTGAFSVMQSNGGRVPAAAMRRNAASALLSGPAAGVMGAVRQAGRSGVRDIITLDVGGTSADVALIADGRPELAREARVDGLVVQMPMLDITTVGAGGGSLAWMDEGGMLRVGPRSAGAVPGPACYGRGGTRPTLTDAQVIAGRIPAGKRLAGGLVMDGTAARAAYAPLAAQLGLSVEATAESVIRIAVAHVVAAVRLVSTERGRDPRDHVLVPYGGAGPLLAAAVAEELGMARVLVPPGAGVLSAYGLLAADHSLLAARTRRRTIAPGAAAEAMAAIAEMRAELEARFDAHGVTGARRLEVSLDMRLVGQAFEISVPLPDAALDEAALLAAFNAAHERIYRMPVDPRRAVEIVSYRVGLHVAREELPGLAGPPRLAGPVRGPLLIEDSTASLWVPPGWRAEEDAAGNLLLTRDA; encoded by the coding sequence ATGCGTTCGGTCGGAATCGAGATCGGCGGCACCTTCACGGATCTGGTGAGCATCGGCCCCGAGGGGGTGCGCGTCACGAAGGTGCCGAGCACGCCCGCCGCCCCCGATGCGGCGGCCTTCGACGCGCTGGCGGCCGCCGGCCTCGCGCCGGATGCGATGGATGAATTCGTCCATGGCTCCACCGTCGCGACGAATGCGGTGCTGGAGCGGCGCGGCGCGCGCCTCGCTCTGCTGGTGACCGAGGGCTTCCGCGACGTGCTGCTGCTGGCACGGCAGGACAAGCTGCAACTCTTCAACCTGCGCTATCGCAAGCCCGTCCCGCTGGTGGCGCGCGAGGATTCGCTCGACGTGCCTGAGCGCATGCTGGCCGATGGCTCGGCCGCACGCGCCTTCGACGCCGAGGGCTTCGCGCCGCGCCTCGCCGCCTTCCTGGCCGCGACGCAGCCCGGCGCCGTCGCGATCTGCCTGCTGAACGCCTATGCCAACCCGGCGCATGAGCAGGCACTGGCGGCGCTGGTGCGGCAACTGGCCCCCGGGCTTCCCGTCACCGCCTCGCATGAGGTGACGCAGGAGTTCCGCGAATATGAACGCGCCAGCACCACCGCCCTCGCCGCCTATGTGCAACCGGTGCTGGACGCCTATCTCGGCCGGATGGAAACGCGCCTGGCGGAGGGCGGCTTCACCGGCGCCTTCTCGGTCATGCAGTCCAATGGCGGGCGCGTGCCCGCCGCCGCCATGCGGCGCAATGCGGCGAGCGCGCTGCTCTCGGGTCCCGCGGCCGGCGTCATGGGCGCGGTGCGGCAGGCCGGGCGCTCGGGTGTGCGGGACATCATCACGCTGGATGTCGGCGGCACCAGCGCGGATGTGGCGCTGATCGCGGATGGCAGGCCGGAACTCGCGCGCGAGGCGCGAGTGGATGGCCTGGTCGTGCAGATGCCCATGCTCGACATCACGACCGTGGGCGCGGGCGGCGGCTCGCTCGCCTGGATGGATGAGGGCGGCATGCTGCGCGTGGGGCCGCGCAGTGCGGGGGCGGTGCCGGGGCCTGCCTGCTACGGGCGCGGCGGCACGCGACCCACGCTGACGGACGCGCAGGTGATCGCGGGGCGAATCCCCGCCGGGAAGCGATTGGCGGGCGGGCTCGTCATGGATGGCACGGCAGCGCGCGCGGCCTATGCGCCGCTCGCCGCGCAGCTCGGCCTCTCCGTGGAAGCGACGGCGGAGAGCGTGATCCGCATCGCCGTCGCGCATGTGGTGGCGGCCGTGCGCCTCGTCTCCACCGAGCGCGGGCGCGACCCGCGCGACCATGTGCTGGTGCCCTATGGCGGCGCCGGCCCGCTGCTCGCCGCCGCCGTGGCCGAGGAACTCGGCATGGCACGCGTGCTGGTCCCGCCGGGTGCTGGCGTGCTCTCCGCCTATGGATTGCTCGCGGCCGATCACAGCCTGCTCGCCGCGCGCACGCGCCGCCGCACCATCGCGCCGGGCGCCGCCGCCGAGGCGATGGCCGCCATCGCCGAGATGCGCGCCGAGCTGGAGGCGCGCTTCGACGCGCATGGCGTGACCGGCGCGCGGCGGCTGGAGGTGAGCCTCGACATGCGGCTCGTCGGCCAGGCCTTTGAGATCAGCGTGCCGCTGCCCGACGCGGCCTTGGACGAGGCCGCCCTCCTCGCCGCCTTCAACGCGGCGCATGAGCGCATCTACCGCATGCCGGTGGACCCGCGCCGCGCCGTCGAGATCGTCTCCTACCGCGTCGGCCTGCATGTGGCGCGAGAGGAATTGCCCGGCCTCGCCGGGCCGCCCCGCCTCGCCGGCCCGGTGCGGGGCCCGCTGCTGATCGAGGACAGCACGGCAAGCCTCTGGGTGCCGCCCGGCTGGCGTGCGGAAGAAGACGCCGCGGGCAACCTGCTGCTGACGAGGGATGCATGA
- a CDS encoding hydantoinase B/oxoprolinase family protein, translated as MISPADQAVIGQALMSTAREMGAKLYRSAFSPIVRDGKDASTGIMDASGAAVAQSDELIPVLVGSLSITLRHCMAACPPERLEEGDFYITNHPYRGAHHLQDILIFMPIFVEQRIIGYAAAVAHHLDIGGGAPGLNSSATDLYGEGLIIPPARWNHRRDWLEGNLRGMIAANIRVPEQTIGDIESQFAACFTGIARVRELCARHGTATVEAAMAGQIAYVERRLRAAIRELPDGTYVGEDFVDDDGISAEPLRIRATVTIAGDSLAVDFTGTAPQVRTHLNAPYASVVSGTLAALKSFLSDDDVPFNEGAARAVTITVPEGTLLNPRFPAPVRARMEATYRAYDAVLKALGASTPERAVATGFDSTTSFCLTQLKEGRYRVFIELRDGGYGASSENDGCDAVAGPLSNCTNVPVEAADADYPFFRIEEYRLLPGTGGQGRHRGGNGSMRRYRILEEGVRLAIYCDRFRVAAEGQAGGEPGALAGCRVMRGDAVIAVRSKDDLVLQAGDVIEMWTGGGGGHGPAAERSAALRAADTRLAGLPTIP; from the coding sequence ATGATCAGCCCCGCCGACCAGGCCGTGATCGGCCAGGCCCTCATGTCCACCGCGCGCGAGATGGGGGCCAAGCTCTACCGCTCCGCCTTCTCGCCCATCGTGCGCGACGGCAAGGACGCCTCCACCGGCATCATGGATGCAAGCGGCGCGGCCGTGGCGCAAAGCGATGAGCTGATCCCCGTCCTCGTCGGTTCGCTTTCGATCACGCTGCGCCACTGCATGGCGGCCTGCCCGCCGGAGCGGCTGGAGGAGGGTGATTTCTACATCACCAACCACCCCTATCGCGGCGCGCACCACCTGCAGGACATCCTGATCTTCATGCCCATCTTCGTGGAGCAGCGGATCATCGGCTATGCGGCGGCCGTGGCCCACCACCTCGACATCGGCGGCGGCGCGCCCGGGCTCAATTCCTCCGCGACCGATCTCTATGGCGAGGGCCTCATCATCCCGCCCGCCCGCTGGAACCACCGCCGTGACTGGCTGGAGGGGAATCTGCGCGGGATGATCGCGGCCAATATCCGCGTGCCCGAGCAGACCATCGGCGACATCGAGAGCCAGTTCGCCGCCTGCTTCACCGGCATCGCCCGCGTGCGCGAACTCTGCGCGCGGCACGGAACCGCGACGGTCGAAGCCGCCATGGCCGGGCAGATCGCCTATGTCGAACGTCGCCTGCGCGCCGCCATCCGCGAGCTGCCGGACGGTACCTATGTGGGCGAGGATTTCGTGGATGATGACGGCATCAGTGCCGAGCCGCTGCGCATCCGCGCCACCGTCACCATCGCGGGCGATTCCCTGGCGGTGGATTTCACCGGCACGGCGCCGCAGGTGCGGACGCATCTGAACGCGCCCTATGCCTCTGTCGTTTCCGGCACGCTCGCCGCGCTGAAATCCTTCCTGAGCGACGACGACGTACCCTTCAACGAGGGTGCCGCGCGCGCCGTCACCATCACCGTGCCCGAGGGCACGCTGCTCAATCCACGCTTTCCCGCGCCCGTGCGCGCGCGGATGGAAGCGACCTATCGCGCCTATGACGCGGTGCTGAAGGCGCTCGGCGCCTCCACGCCCGAGCGCGCGGTGGCGACGGGCTTCGACAGCACCACCTCCTTCTGCCTCACCCAGCTGAAGGAAGGCCGCTACCGCGTCTTCATCGAGCTGCGCGACGGCGGCTATGGCGCATCCTCGGAGAATGACGGCTGCGACGCCGTGGCCGGCCCGCTCTCCAACTGCACCAATGTCCCGGTGGAGGCGGCGGATGCCGACTATCCCTTCTTCCGCATCGAGGAATATCGCCTGCTACCGGGAACGGGTGGCCAGGGCCGGCATCGCGGTGGCAACGGCTCGATGCGGCGCTACCGCATCCTGGAGGAGGGGGTGCGCCTCGCCATCTATTGCGACCGCTTCCGCGTGGCCGCGGAGGGCCAGGCCGGCGGTGAGCCGGGCGCGCTGGCCGGCTGCCGCGTGATGCGCGGGGACGCGGTGATCGCCGTGCGCTCCAAGGATGACCTGGTGCTCCAGGCGGGCGACGTGATCGAGATGTGGACCGGCGGCGGTGGCGGCCATGGCCCGGCGGCCGAGCGCAGCGCCGCCCTGCGTGCGGCGGATACGCGGCTGGCGGGCCTTCCCACCATCCCCTGA